GATCGAGCGAGAACTCGCCCAGGGCGGCGAGCGGTCGGCCGTCGTGGATCGACACGCGCGAAGGCGCCATCTCTCCGGTGGTCCACGGCACGCCGGGCGGCGGCTCGAAGGTGTAGCTCACAGGCCGGCCTTCTCCCGGTTCTCCTGGCCGAAGGTAGTTGAGTTCGGCCTGCACGCTCGGCAAGGTCACGGCACCGGGCCAGCAGTTCAAGACGGCGCTCATGGGGAAGTCCTCAAAACGGTTCCTTGAAGGGACGCAGATCGATTTCCTGTGTCCATGCGCTGCGGTGCTGTGCATGCAGCTGCCAGTAGGTTTCGGCGATGGCTTCGAGCTGGAGCAGCCCGTCCGCACCGGCCTGTTCGACACGCTGGGGCGCGCCGGCACGCAGGCGCTCACCATCGATCCCGCCGTCGATCACGACATGGGCCACGTGCACGCCCTGCGGCCCGAACTCGCGGGCCAGGCTCTGGCTGAGCGACCGCAGCCCGGCCTTGGCCGCCGCGAAGGCGGCGAACGGTGGCTTACCGCGCAGCGCCGCGGTGGCGCCGGTGAACAGCAGGCTGCCGCGCCCCTGCGGGGACTGTGCACCGGTGCCATTGGCCAGCAGCGCCTGCAAAGCGTCGCGGGCAAACAGGAACCCGCCCAGCGTGGTCGTGCGCCAGGCCTGCGTGAATTGCTCAGCCGTGATCTCCAGCGTGGGAGCGCGCACCGCACTCGACGCGTTGAACACCGCCACCGACAGCGGCCCCAGCGCGCGCACGCGCTGGCCGATGCCCTGGACCTCGGCCTCGCTTGCCACGTCGCCGGCGAAGGCATGTGCCCGGCCGCCGGCTGCCTCGATGGCCACACTCACGGCGTCGAGTTGCTGCGGCGTACGGCCGGTCAGGGCCACGGTGTAGCCGCCCTCGGCGAAGCGCCGTGCCAGTGCGGCGCCAAGGCCGGCGACCGCGCCGACACCGGCGATCCACGCCACGGGTGCGCGCGAAGGTGAAGAGGAGTGACTCACGGTGGCAGCAGTGGGGTTCGATCAATGGAAGAACGCAGCGCGATGTGCCACGCAGCGATGGTCACGGCGATCACGTGGCGCGCCTGCGCCGCGGGAGAAACCCTGCATGCCTGTGGGACCCGGACCGTCATGCCCCGCATTCTGGAGACAGGTCGACGCGCCGCCAAAGACGGATTCCAACTTTCGAGATTCGGTCCGCGTTGGTCGGCGCGAGCCCTTGCACGCTGCACGGCAGGCCGCGTTGTGCCATCCTCCCGCCATCTCGCCGGGTGCGCGACGTGCGCACCGCCCTGTCATGCACAGCTCGTGGATCTCATGAACTTCCGTCCCCCTGCCCTTCTTGATCACGCCGATGTGTCCGTCGGTACGTCCAGCGTTCGCCGACGGATGCTCGCGACGCTGGCCCTGCTGCCATTGACGGGTGCCGCGGCAGCCACGGACCGATCGGCCGCTGTATCCATGGCGGTCCTGCGCGCCGCGGTCGATGGGCCGCAGCGCAGCGCGGCCAACCGGGCACGGGACGGCGCACGCCATCCCTTCGAGACGCTGGAGTTCTTCGGCTTGCGCTCCGATTGGCAGGTGATCGAGATCGCGCCCGGCGGCGGCTGGTACACCGAAATCCTCGCGGCCTTCCTGAACCCACGCGGCCGCCTCTACGCCGCGCACTACCCGGCCGATGGAACGAGCGAGCAGCGCCGCGCCCGCGCGGCCTTCCGCGACAAGCTCGCGGCCGACCCCGCGACCTACCGGCGCGTGGTGCTCGGCACGCTGCCGGTGACGCGCTTCACCGACATCCACCCGCCCGGCGGGGCCGACGCCGTGCTCACCTTCCGCAACATCCACAACTGGATCGCCGACGGCCACTTCGACGAGACGCTGCGTGCCTTCTTCGACGTGCTCAAGCCCGGGGGCGTGCTCGGCGTGGAAGAACACCGCGCCCTCCCCGGCACCTCGCTTGCACGCGTCATCGAGAGCGGCTACGTGCCGCAGGACTTCGTCATCGAGCGCGCCCGCGCGGCCGGCTTCGTGTTCCAGGCCGCGAGCGAGGTCAACGCCAACCCACGCGACACGCACGACCATGCGCAGGGCGTGTGGGCGCTGCCACCGACGCTGCGGGGCGGCGCCGTCGACCGCGCGAAGTACCTGGCGATCGGTGAATCGGACCGCATGACGCTGCGCTTCGTGAAGCCCCTGTCGGCCGCGGCGCCGTCACGCGGCGCGCGCTGAAGCGGTAGGCCAAGCCAGGCGCTGCCGCACTTGCTTATGCGGAAGTCTTCGTAGCAACGCGTCTGCGAAGTTGCTATGGTGCCGCCCACTTGTCTCCTGCCGCACCGATGACCGCCCATTCCGAAATCTCCGAAACCATCTCGACTGCTCCCGCCACGCGCGCGCCCGCCATCTCGGCCGGCACGCTGCACCAGTGGCTGCAGGACGGCCGCGAGCTGGCTTTGCTCGATATCCGCGAACACGGGCAATACGGCGAAGGCCATCCGTTCTTCTCGGTGCATGCCGGCTACAGCCGCCTCGAACCGGAGGTGGCCCGCCTCGTGCCGCGCCGCGCCACGCGCACCGTGCTCTTCGATGACGGCGACGCGAACTCCGCGCTGGCGCACCGCGCTGCCAGCCGGCTCGAGGCGTTGGGGTACGACGATGTATGGGTGCTCGCGGGCGGTGCTCCTGCCTGGGAGCGCGCCGGCCACACGTTGTTCAAGGGCGTGAACCTGCCGTCGAAAACCTTTGGCGAGATCGCCGAACATGCCTTCGGCGTGCCGCACATCAGTGCCCGCGAACTGGCCGAGCGCCAGCGCGCAGGCGAGCCGC
The sequence above is drawn from the Variovorax sp. J2L1-78 genome and encodes:
- a CDS encoding SDR family NAD(P)-dependent oxidoreductase encodes the protein MSHSSSPSRAPVAWIAGVGAVAGLGAALARRFAEGGYTVALTGRTPQQLDAVSVAIEAAGGRAHAFAGDVASEAEVQGIGQRVRALGPLSVAVFNASSAVRAPTLEITAEQFTQAWRTTTLGGFLFARDALQALLANGTGAQSPQGRGSLLFTGATAALRGKPPFAAFAAAKAGLRSLSQSLAREFGPQGVHVAHVVIDGGIDGERLRAGAPQRVEQAGADGLLQLEAIAETYWQLHAQHRSAWTQEIDLRPFKEPF
- a CDS encoding class I SAM-dependent methyltransferase, with product MNFRPPALLDHADVSVGTSSVRRRMLATLALLPLTGAAAATDRSAAVSMAVLRAAVDGPQRSAANRARDGARHPFETLEFFGLRSDWQVIEIAPGGGWYTEILAAFLNPRGRLYAAHYPADGTSEQRRARAAFRDKLAADPATYRRVVLGTLPVTRFTDIHPPGGADAVLTFRNIHNWIADGHFDETLRAFFDVLKPGGVLGVEEHRALPGTSLARVIESGYVPQDFVIERARAAGFVFQAASEVNANPRDTHDHAQGVWALPPTLRGGAVDRAKYLAIGESDRMTLRFVKPLSAAAPSRGAR